The Pseudomonadota bacterium genome has a window encoding:
- the rmuC gene encoding DNA recombination protein RmuC, whose amino-acid sequence MVWCSPAGVAAVLSLLCLLLWFLVWWRLGRRQDLEALLGREFRLHREEAAAAARLLREELAAGQSRAGKTVLAAVGELGRLQGEGLGAVEQRVRELAAANETRLERLREAVARQLQGLQENNDKKLEEMRRTVDEKLQSTLEKRLGESFRLVSERLEAVQRGLGDMRNLASGVGDLKRMLTNVKARGTWGEFQLGDILGQILTPEQYARNVQPKAGSGEIVEYAVRLPGSTAEAVVWLPIDAKFPQEDYQRLLEAAASADAEAEEKATGALLRSLQGSAREIALKYLDPPRTTDFAIMFLPTEGLYAEALRRPGLVEALQQQFRIVIAGPTTLAALLNSLRMGFRTLAIEKRSSEVWKLLAAVKTEFERFGTTLERLKKQLDTASTTIDKTGVRTRAMARVLREVEALPETEAERLLALENEGGAAEVDREGL is encoded by the coding sequence ATGGTTTGGTGTTCTCCCGCGGGAGTGGCGGCTGTATTGTCGCTGCTCTGTCTGCTGCTGTGGTTTCTGGTCTGGTGGCGGCTGGGCCGACGCCAGGATCTGGAAGCTCTTTTGGGCCGGGAGTTTCGCTTGCATCGCGAAGAAGCGGCGGCCGCGGCCAGACTTTTACGTGAAGAACTGGCTGCCGGGCAGAGCCGGGCCGGAAAAACTGTGCTGGCTGCCGTCGGCGAGCTCGGGCGTTTGCAGGGCGAGGGTCTGGGCGCGGTGGAACAACGGGTGCGGGAGTTGGCCGCGGCCAATGAAACGCGACTAGAACGGTTGCGCGAAGCCGTGGCGCGACAGCTGCAGGGACTCCAGGAAAATAACGATAAAAAACTCGAAGAAATGCGGCGCACGGTCGATGAGAAGCTGCAGAGCACCCTGGAAAAGCGCCTGGGCGAGTCTTTCCGACTGGTCAGTGAGCGTCTGGAGGCGGTGCAGCGTGGCTTGGGCGACATGCGTAATCTGGCGAGCGGGGTCGGCGATCTCAAACGCATGCTGACCAATGTCAAGGCCCGGGGCACCTGGGGTGAGTTTCAGTTGGGCGATATTCTCGGGCAGATTCTGACTCCGGAACAGTACGCTCGTAATGTTCAGCCCAAAGCCGGGAGCGGAGAGATCGTCGAATATGCCGTGCGTCTGCCGGGAAGCACCGCCGAGGCGGTGGTCTGGCTGCCGATTGACGCCAAGTTTCCCCAGGAGGACTATCAGCGTCTGCTCGAGGCGGCGGCGTCTGCCGATGCCGAGGCCGAGGAGAAAGCGACCGGGGCCCTGCTGCGCTCGCTGCAGGGGTCGGCCCGCGAAATCGCCTTAAAATATCTGGATCCGCCCCGGACCACCGATTTTGCCATCATGTTTCTGCCCACCGAGGGGCTGTACGCGGAGGCTTTGCGCCGGCCCGGACTGGTGGAAGCCCTGCAGCAGCAGTTCCGTATTGTGATTGCCGGGCCGACCACCTTGGCGGCGTTGCTCAACAGCCTGCGGATGGGATTTCGCACCCTGGCCATCGAGAAGCGTTCCAGTGAGGTCTGGAAACTGCTGGCTGCGGTCAAAACTGAATTCGAGCGTTTCGGCACAACTCTGGAACGGCTCAAGAAACAACTGGATACGGCCTCGACGACGATTGATAAAACCGGGGTTCGCACTCGGGCCATGGCCCGGGTGCTGCGCGAGGTGGAAGCCTTGCCGGAGACGGAAGCGGAACGTCTGCTTGCCCTGGAAAACGAGGGCGGGGCAGCCGAGGTTGACCGTGAAGGCCTTTAG
- a CDS encoding FtsX-like permease family protein, translating to MSGQFLTLFETAEDCSGIVFFKPGPIGVAAVITMVILGSGATLKVSSDISRLGSNLLYVRMGQFMRGMGGASTSAPAFVAADVTAIENSVPGLLAVAPTATATAQAIVGGANWSTSITGTSNAFFTAQDWQLKEGRVFMETEMKAGKSVCLLGRTVRQSLFGNEAAVGRVIRLGKISFKVIGELQAKGQSTFGNDQDDIVVIPLRTLQRRIIGNSDVKSIIVAVRDGVATETVKYDIESLMRERRHITERRDDDFNVRDMKEIIDTLTGTTTVMTALLSAVAGVSLLVGGIGIMNIMMVSVTERTREIGIRLAIGALERNVLLQFLVEAVVLACFGGLIGIVVGLVAAGLGSRLIGVPFVLRTGVVAAAFFFSGAVGVAFGYFPARKAAHLNPIDALRYE from the coding sequence ATGTCGGGCCAATTTCTCACCCTCTTTGAAACCGCAGAAGATTGTTCCGGGATAGTTTTTTTCAAGCCGGGCCCGATCGGGGTGGCCGCCGTTATCACCATGGTTATCCTGGGCAGCGGCGCGACCCTAAAGGTCTCAAGCGATATTTCCCGACTGGGCAGTAACCTTCTATATGTGCGCATGGGCCAGTTCATGCGCGGGATGGGCGGCGCTAGCACCAGCGCCCCGGCCTTTGTCGCCGCCGATGTCACGGCCATTGAAAACAGCGTTCCCGGGCTGTTGGCGGTGGCGCCGACGGCGACGGCCACGGCGCAGGCGATTGTCGGCGGCGCCAACTGGTCGACTTCGATTACCGGGACCTCCAACGCCTTTTTCACCGCGCAGGATTGGCAGCTCAAGGAGGGGCGGGTTTTCATGGAAACTGAAATGAAAGCCGGGAAGAGCGTCTGTCTGCTGGGCCGAACGGTGCGCCAGTCTCTTTTCGGTAATGAAGCGGCGGTCGGTCGGGTGATCCGTCTGGGAAAAATTTCCTTCAAGGTGATAGGCGAGCTGCAGGCCAAGGGACAATCCACTTTCGGTAATGATCAGGATGATATCGTGGTTATTCCTTTGCGTACGCTGCAGCGCCGAATCATCGGTAATAGCGACGTGAAGTCGATCATCGTGGCCGTCCGCGACGGCGTCGCCACGGAAACCGTCAAATATGATATCGAAAGTCTGATGCGTGAACGACGGCATATCACGGAGAGGCGGGATGACGATTTTAATGTGCGCGACATGAAGGAAATCATTGATACCCTGACCGGAACGACGACGGTCATGACCGCGTTGCTGAGCGCCGTGGCCGGCGTCAGCCTGCTGGTGGGCGGCATCGGCATCATGAATATTATGATGGTTTCGGTGACCGAAAGAACCCGAGAAATCGGCATTCGTCTGGCTATCGGCGCCCTGGAACGGAATGTGTTGCTCCAGTTTCTGGTGGAGGCCGTGGTGCTCGCCTGTTTCGGCGGCCTGATCGGCATCGTTGTGGGTTTGGTCGCCGCCGGTCTCGGCTCCCGCCTGATCGGCGTGCCCTTTGTTTTGCGAACCGGAGTCGTGGCCGCGGCCTTTTTCTTTTCCGGAGCCGTAGGGGTGGCTTTTGGTTATTTCCCCGCCCGGAAAGCCGCGCACCTGAATCCTATTGATGCATTGCGCTATGAATAA
- a CDS encoding ABC transporter — MNRTITVFQKELQGYFFSPIAYIVITTFLLLSGWFFFSTFFLYNQAELRNFFSQLPIIFAFVIPAVTMRLFAEELNSGSFELLATLPITRAGIVVGKFLAALVFVALMLLPTLAYAFSAALLGDLDWGPVFGGYFGALLLAGAYTGIGLLASSLTKNQIIAFIIGMAFCFMLTIFDRMLFFVPEGVLPVFAYLGATTHFQNIARGIVDTRDLIYFLSVIFLSLYVTAFVLKERN; from the coding sequence ATGAACCGGACCATAACCGTTTTTCAGAAAGAGCTTCAGGGTTATTTCTTCTCTCCGATCGCCTATATCGTGATTACCACGTTCCTGCTGCTTTCGGGGTGGTTTTTCTTTTCCACGTTCTTTCTCTATAATCAGGCCGAGCTGCGCAATTTTTTCAGCCAGCTGCCGATTATTTTTGCCTTCGTGATTCCGGCCGTGACCATGCGTCTGTTTGCCGAGGAACTTAACAGCGGTTCTTTTGAGTTGCTCGCCACCCTGCCGATAACCAGGGCCGGGATCGTTGTGGGCAAATTTCTCGCGGCCCTGGTCTTTGTCGCCCTGATGCTGCTCCCGACCCTGGCCTACGCCTTCAGCGCGGCCCTGCTTGGCGATCTCGACTGGGGGCCGGTTTTCGGTGGTTATTTCGGGGCCCTACTGTTAGCCGGGGCCTACACCGGTATCGGCTTGTTGGCTTCTTCCCTGACCAAAAACCAGATTATCGCGTTTATCATCGGCATGGCTTTTTGTTTCATGCTGACCATTTTTGACCGCATGTTGTTTTTTGTTCCGGAAGGGGTTCTGCCGGTTTTTGCTTATCTGGGGGCGACAACCCATTTTCAGAACATCGCCCGGGGCATCGTTGATACTCGGGACCTGATTTATTTTCTCAGTGTTATCTTTCTCTCCCTTTATGTCACGGCGTTTGTGCTGAAAGAAAGAAATTAG
- a CDS encoding ATP-binding cassette domain-containing protein, with protein MIEIQKLNKIYGDFQALSDLVFTIKQGEILGLLGPNGAGKTTTMRILTGFLQPTSGNITVGSYNVVEHSLQIRGLIGYLPESAPLYGDMLVYDYLAYVAAMRGLEGSARVTRIGSLIELCGLKEVAHKAVHELSKGYKQRVGLAHAMMGDPEILVLDEPTSGLDPNQIIEIRNLIKEIGKQKTVVFSTHILSEAEATCDRVVIINRGQIVADGATASLVHQFGGGDVVEIVLENVTADGVREKLGRVAGVARVEESTDEAGQLKFTVLSQEAQDIRAALYQVIREQGWNLLDFHRRTETLENIFAQLTRGN; from the coding sequence GTGATTGAAATTCAGAAATTAAATAAAATCTATGGCGATTTTCAGGCCTTGAGCGACCTTGTTTTCACTATCAAGCAGGGCGAGATTTTAGGTTTGCTCGGGCCCAACGGCGCCGGTAAGACCACGACCATGCGGATTCTGACCGGTTTTCTGCAGCCGACCTCGGGCAATATCACGGTTGGTTCATACAATGTGGTGGAGCATTCTCTGCAGATTCGCGGCCTGATCGGTTATCTGCCGGAATCGGCTCCGCTCTATGGCGACATGCTGGTGTATGATTATCTGGCCTATGTGGCCGCGATGCGGGGGCTGGAAGGCTCCGCCAGGGTCACGAGAATCGGCTCTCTGATTGAACTTTGCGGTCTGAAAGAGGTGGCCCACAAGGCCGTGCACGAGCTTTCCAAGGGCTATAAACAGCGGGTTGGACTGGCGCACGCGATGATGGGCGATCCGGAGATCCTGGTTCTCGACGAGCCGACCTCCGGGCTGGATCCGAACCAGATTATCGAAATCAGAAATCTGATCAAGGAGATCGGAAAACAGAAAACCGTGGTTTTTTCAACCCATATCCTGAGTGAGGCCGAAGCCACTTGTGACCGGGTCGTGATCATCAATCGCGGGCAGATTGTCGCCGACGGCGCGACCGCCAGTCTGGTGCATCAGTTCGGGGGCGGGGACGTAGTCGAAATCGTGCTTGAAAATGTGACCGCTGACGGAGTGCGTGAAAAGCTCGGTCGGGTTGCCGGGGTGGCTCGGGTCGAGGAATCGACGGATGAGGCCGGGCAGCTGAAGTTTACGGTGTTAAGCCAGGAGGCTCAGGATATTCGTGCCGCTCTTTATCAGGTGATTCGCGAGCAGGGCTGGAATCTGCTTGATTTTCATCGCCGGACCGAGACTCTGGAGAATATCTTTGCGCAACTGACAAGGGGAAATTGA
- a CDS encoding ABC transporter permease has protein sequence MIVKKNPQFPQNGPLGRYGKVLLYVLVVVLINLVGVNLFTRFDLTANRVYSLSPVSREVVATLSEPLTFKVFFSANLPAPYNGVERYVHDLLQEYALAGNQYFNYQFYNPGGDDESALINQEQARSYGIQPVQIRAIEQDEVKFQKAYMGLVMIHGDLVETLPAITSTEGLEYRLTTAIKRMNNKISRLLALPEKVKIELFLSSSLQAVGPYLNLNGLEDVPRRVAELVGRLNGRLYERLDYEFLDPSSSTAAATAAVDKQIMELKWKEFRNRQGQIIPEDHGYAGLRISLSGESRSLPLISAVKVPIFGTQYMMASVEELEEILNVAVEDVIGINEKIGYLSSHGTLPLEAMAMPGQPRSEAASHFNVLLSREYAPESVSLEKMSSLAGIRTLIIARPTEKFSDYELYLLDQFLLRGNKLAVFYDPFDELKPSQQQMMMGQGPSYVPVQTGLEKLLAHHGVKIEPAYVLDQECFKQQLPQNQGGGEQPIYFAPLIQSRHINKDYPFISNIKGLVMLKAAPLELDADALKARGLTATRLFSSSDKSWLMRGRVDLNPMFMQPPAEADAFASHTLAALLEGSFGSYFSGQPLPEKPAEKIAETQDEAENQDDSAAAKAPSQNPLLTEGLLESHGERLETGRPGALLVVGSADILRDNIVDEAGSTPNAQLLMNMIDYLNGREEQAVMRSKTQSFNPLVKISPENRALIKGANLIGLPLLVVLAGIMAWLKRGARRRKLKQRFS, from the coding sequence ATGATCGTGAAAAAAAATCCACAGTTTCCTCAAAACGGCCCTTTGGGCCGCTATGGTAAGGTTTTGCTGTATGTTCTGGTGGTGGTTCTGATCAATCTGGTTGGGGTTAATCTCTTTACCCGCTTTGATCTGACCGCCAACCGGGTTTACTCCCTGTCTCCGGTAAGCCGCGAAGTGGTGGCCACCCTTTCCGAGCCTCTGACCTTCAAGGTTTTTTTCAGTGCCAATCTACCGGCTCCCTATAACGGGGTGGAACGCTATGTCCATGATCTGTTGCAGGAATATGCCCTGGCCGGAAACCAGTATTTCAACTATCAGTTCTATAACCCCGGCGGCGACGACGAGTCCGCTCTGATCAATCAGGAGCAGGCGCGTAGTTACGGCATCCAGCCGGTGCAGATTCGCGCGATTGAGCAGGATGAGGTTAAGTTTCAGAAAGCCTACATGGGCCTGGTCATGATTCATGGCGATCTGGTCGAGACCCTGCCCGCGATCACTTCGACCGAAGGACTGGAATACCGGTTGACCACCGCGATCAAGCGTATGAACAACAAGATCAGCCGTCTGCTGGCCTTGCCGGAAAAGGTTAAAATCGAGTTGTTTCTCTCGTCTTCGCTGCAGGCGGTAGGTCCTTATCTGAATCTTAATGGTCTGGAAGACGTGCCTCGGAGGGTGGCGGAGCTGGTCGGCCGTCTCAATGGGCGGCTCTACGAGCGACTTGATTATGAATTCCTTGATCCTTCAAGCTCAACGGCCGCGGCCACCGCCGCCGTTGACAAGCAGATTATGGAACTCAAGTGGAAAGAGTTTCGGAACCGTCAGGGGCAGATCATTCCTGAAGATCATGGTTACGCCGGGCTGCGAATCTCCCTGTCCGGCGAAAGCCGGAGTCTGCCTCTGATTTCAGCGGTCAAGGTTCCGATTTTCGGTACCCAGTACATGATGGCTTCGGTTGAGGAACTCGAGGAAATACTCAATGTCGCGGTCGAGGATGTGATCGGGATCAATGAAAAGATCGGCTACCTGAGCAGTCACGGCACCCTTCCCCTGGAAGCGATGGCCATGCCGGGGCAGCCGCGTTCGGAAGCGGCCTCGCATTTTAACGTCCTACTCAGCCGCGAGTATGCCCCGGAGTCGGTGAGCCTGGAAAAAATGAGTTCGCTGGCCGGAATCCGAACCTTGATTATCGCCCGGCCGACGGAAAAATTTTCTGATTATGAACTGTACCTGCTGGATCAGTTTCTTTTGCGGGGCAATAAACTGGCGGTCTTCTATGATCCCTTCGATGAGCTGAAGCCCTCTCAGCAGCAGATGATGATGGGACAGGGCCCAAGCTATGTGCCGGTGCAGACCGGTCTGGAAAAACTGTTGGCGCACCATGGCGTAAAGATCGAGCCGGCCTATGTGCTTGATCAGGAATGCTTCAAGCAGCAGCTGCCACAGAACCAGGGCGGCGGAGAACAGCCCATCTATTTTGCCCCGTTGATTCAGAGCCGTCATATCAATAAGGACTATCCTTTTATTAGTAACATCAAGGGCCTGGTGATGCTCAAGGCGGCGCCTCTGGAGCTTGACGCAGACGCCCTGAAGGCCCGTGGCCTCACGGCGACTCGACTTTTTTCCTCATCGGATAAATCCTGGCTCATGCGGGGGCGGGTCGATCTCAATCCGATGTTCATGCAGCCCCCGGCTGAAGCCGACGCCTTTGCTTCCCACACCCTGGCCGCTTTACTGGAGGGCTCCTTCGGCAGTTATTTCAGCGGGCAGCCGCTACCGGAGAAACCGGCTGAGAAGATCGCTGAAACTCAGGATGAAGCTGAGAACCAGGACGACAGTGCGGCGGCTAAAGCACCGTCGCAGAATCCGCTGCTGACCGAAGGGCTTTTGGAAAGCCATGGCGAACGGCTGGAAACGGGTCGGCCCGGCGCCCTGCTCGTGGTCGGCTCCGCCGATATTCTGCGGGATAATATTGTTGATGAGGCGGGTTCCACTCCTAATGCCCAGTTGCTGATGAATATGATCGATTACCTTAATGGGCGCGAGGAGCAGGCGGTGATGCGCAGCAAAACCCAGAGCTTTAATCCTCTGGTCAAAATTTCTCCGGAAAATCGTGCCCTGATCAAGGGGGCCAATCTCATTGGCCTGCCTCTGCTGGTGGTTCTGGCCGGCATCATGGCCTGGCTTAAACGCGGGGCCCGCCGCCGTAAACTGAAACAGAGGTTCAGTTAA